The window CTGTCGTAGAAAAGACTTTACACCTCTaagtaattaatatttaaattattaattaaaattaatatttttgacgGAAAAAAATTAACTcatatcattaataataatattctgaATACATGTTGGTATAACAGTAAAATTGTGAAAACTAGCTAGGGATGGAGCCACGTGTGCCAAAGCATGGACAACTTCATTGGCTTGTCTCCTAACGAACTTAACATGAGAGTACCTAAAAAAGAGTGACAACAAACGATTACATTCTCCAGTAACAGCACCAAAGTTCGAATCGTTTGGTTTTGGAGATATAACACTATCCACCACACTTTTGGCATCTAACTCAAAATCCATGTTATCATAACCAAGACCATTAACCCATTTGATAGATGCCAAAAGAGCTAAAGCTTCTCCAATAACAACTTCAGTACGTACAAGGCGAAAACCATTCTGTGCGAGCAACGACAAAATGACCTTCAGCATTTCGAATGCACATACCAATGCCTACCTTATTATGAGAGAAAGACGCATCAATGTTGCATTTGAAACGACCAACCGAAGGTTTATTCCACTTGGTAACAATTGTCGTTGGATCTGGATTCGAGTTACTGGTTCGAAATTGTTAGGCATCTCGCCATCCCGCCAACAACTGCGAGGCTCGACTACAAATGGTGACTGATGATTCTTCGATTTGATTTCAGATATGATTATTACGACCTTTCCAGATACTCCATAAGATAGTTGAGAAAACTGCCTGATGATCTTGATTAGATACCTGCAGGAAAGAAAAGATCACAGAAGCAAATAATATTCCATTATTAATCCACTACTGCTGAATAGGCCCTATACCCACTTTTTCCCAACACTCAATACTCTTCGGGCACTGAAAAAATAGATGATAATTATTTTCTTCACCATCCCTACAACCAACACAGCTAGAagaacaattaaaattaatgtaaAACAAAAGTTTATAGATTTAAATTTATGTGCGTGTAGAAATTGCAAGTGAagcatatttatttaataaatagcaaGGGAATCATATACAATATTAATATTATAGTTTAGATATTAACTAGTGTAAATAGTAATTTATTATCCTTATTAAAAAGCTGGAAAAAGAAAATTAGTGCACTAGTAGTTATAGCATAGTAGTTTGACAGTAGATACATGTGCATTTATTTACCCTCACCAAATTTATGGAGCTATGTTTCCTTTCACTTTTTACATGGTTATAGTGCATATTTCAATTATAAGGACGCTATGGTAAGcatctcaaaagaaaaataaagtggGAATACTAGCTTTATATTATTTTCATGTTTCTGGTTTCTTTTGTATGAAGGAATCAATTATCTTGTTTGTCCATATATATG is drawn from Vicia villosa cultivar HV-30 ecotype Madison, WI unplaced genomic scaffold, Vvil1.0 ctg.000044F_1_1, whole genome shotgun sequence and contains these coding sequences:
- the LOC131622768 gene encoding uncharacterized protein LOC131622768, with the translated sequence MLKVILSLLAQNGFRLVRTEVVIGEALALLASIKWVNGLGYDNMDFELDAKSVVDSVISPKPNDSNFGAVTGECNRLLSLFFRYSHVKFVRRQANEVVHALAHVAPSLASFHNFTVIPTCIQNIIINDMS